One window from the genome of Cyclobacterium amurskyense encodes:
- a CDS encoding SufE family protein has translation MADINAIQEEIISEFEILGDDKESTIYYIMELGDQLAEFPEEEKKEDNIIKGCQSKVWLTTTFEDGKVHFHADSNTDITKGLISLLIRVLSGRKASEIINADLYFIEKIGMGNIIGSQRSNGLTAMIKQMKLYAIAYQAKINA, from the coding sequence TGGCAGATATCAACGCTATTCAGGAAGAAATCATAAGCGAATTTGAAATTCTGGGTGATGACAAGGAATCAACCATCTACTACATCATGGAGCTAGGAGACCAATTGGCTGAATTTCCTGAAGAAGAAAAGAAAGAAGACAATATCATCAAAGGGTGTCAATCTAAAGTTTGGTTAACGACTACATTTGAAGATGGAAAAGTTCATTTTCATGCTGACTCAAACACTGACATTACCAAAGGTCTAATAAGTTTGCTTATTAGGGTGCTTTCAGGAAGGAAAGCCAGTGAAATAATAAATGCGGACCTATATTTTATCGAAAAGATTGGAATGGGTAATATTATTGGTTCACAACGATCAAATGGCTTAACTGCTATGATCAAACAAATGAAGCTATATGCAATAGCTTATCAAGCCAAAATAAATGCATAA
- a CDS encoding DUF59 domain-containing protein, protein MHKTAMEKTDQSIDDQEEIKRKVVNAIKEVYDPEIPVDVYELGLIYEITVYPVNNVYILMTLTSPNCPAAESIPSEVKSSVANIEGVNNVEVELTFDPPYSQDMMSEVAKLELGFL, encoded by the coding sequence ATGCATAAAACAGCTATGGAGAAAACAGATCAATCAATAGACGATCAAGAAGAGATAAAAAGAAAGGTTGTCAATGCTATTAAAGAGGTATATGATCCAGAAATTCCAGTAGATGTATATGAGCTTGGTCTTATATATGAAATTACGGTATACCCTGTTAATAACGTATATATTCTTATGACGCTAACATCACCCAACTGTCCTGCGGCAGAGTCTATCCCTTCTGAAGTAAAGAGCAGTGTAGCTAATATCGAAGGAGTAAACAATGTTGAAGTTGAACTTACCTTTGACCCTCCCTATTCTCAAGACATGATGTCGGAGGTAGCAAAGCTTGAATTGGGATTTTTATAG
- a CDS encoding BrxA/BrxB family bacilliredoxin: MYPEELIAPMRAELTEAGFKEFRTSKDVEDHLSEHKGTTFIVVNSVCGCAAGAARPGVRSALEKASKKPDVLATVFAGNDAEAVAKFRELVLPYPPSSPAMALFKDGELVHFIERHHIEGRNAQMIGDHLVEVFEHFC; this comes from the coding sequence ATGTATCCAGAAGAATTGATTGCGCCAATGCGTGCAGAGCTTACAGAAGCAGGTTTTAAGGAATTCAGGACATCTAAAGATGTCGAAGATCATCTTAGCGAACACAAAGGAACCACTTTCATCGTTGTGAACTCTGTTTGCGGATGTGCTGCTGGAGCAGCTAGACCAGGAGTTCGAAGTGCTTTGGAGAAAGCTTCTAAAAAACCTGATGTTTTGGCCACAGTATTTGCAGGCAATGATGCTGAAGCAGTAGCTAAATTCAGAGAATTGGTCCTTCCTTATCCTCCCTCCTCTCCTGCCATGGCATTGTTTAAAGATGGTGAATTGGTACATTTCATAGAGAGACATCACATTGAAGGTAGAAATGCACAAATGATCGGTGATCATTTGGTAGAAGTATTTGAACACTTCTGTTAA
- a CDS encoding citrate synthase: MSDIAKLSFKGKEYDLPVTEGTENETAVDIAKLRGQSGLITIDPGFKNTGSTKSAITFLDGEKGILRYRGYNIEDLAENSNFLEVSYLLINGELPTTDQYNDFSDRITKHTLVHEDIKKILDGFPSVAHPMGVLSSLICSLTAFYPNSLDPNNTDEEIQLSMVRLLAKMPTFAAWAYKNKMGHPVNYPDNSLDYCGNFMKMMFSLPSEKYEIDPVISKALDKLLILHADHEQNCSTSTVRIVGSSQASIYASISAGINALWGPLHGGANQSVIEMLEAIKADGGDSKKYLEKAKDKNDPFRLMGFGHRVYKNFDPRAKIIKKAADDVLEKLGINDPVLDIAKELESAALSDQYFVDRKLYPNVDFYSGIIYRALGIPTDMFTVMFALGRLPGWIAQWKEMRENNEPIGRPRQVYVGETERDFVAIDKR; encoded by the coding sequence ATGTCGGATATTGCTAAACTATCCTTTAAAGGTAAAGAATATGATCTTCCAGTCACCGAAGGTACAGAAAATGAAACTGCAGTTGATATTGCAAAATTACGTGGCCAATCAGGGTTAATCACCATTGATCCGGGTTTTAAAAACACTGGATCAACGAAAAGTGCCATAACGTTTTTGGATGGGGAGAAAGGTATTTTAAGGTATAGAGGCTATAATATTGAAGACCTAGCAGAAAACTCCAACTTTTTGGAAGTTTCATATTTGTTGATAAATGGTGAATTACCGACTACCGATCAATACAACGATTTTTCAGACAGAATCACAAAGCATACCCTTGTTCATGAGGATATCAAAAAGATTTTGGACGGTTTCCCTTCTGTAGCCCACCCAATGGGGGTTTTATCTTCTCTGATCTGCTCACTTACGGCTTTTTACCCAAATTCTCTAGATCCTAATAATACGGATGAAGAGATTCAATTGAGTATGGTACGACTATTGGCCAAAATGCCAACTTTCGCTGCTTGGGCTTATAAAAACAAGATGGGACATCCTGTAAATTACCCTGACAATAGCTTAGACTATTGTGGTAATTTTATGAAAATGATGTTTTCATTGCCTTCTGAAAAATATGAAATAGATCCAGTGATTTCAAAAGCATTGGATAAATTATTGATCTTACACGCAGATCACGAGCAAAATTGCTCTACTTCTACAGTAAGGATAGTAGGCTCATCTCAAGCCAGTATTTACGCTTCCATATCTGCTGGAATCAATGCCCTTTGGGGTCCTTTACATGGCGGTGCCAACCAGTCAGTAATAGAAATGCTTGAAGCAATTAAAGCAGATGGTGGAGATTCTAAAAAATACCTAGAAAAAGCCAAGGACAAAAATGATCCATTTAGACTAATGGGATTTGGTCATAGGGTTTACAAAAACTTTGATCCTAGAGCGAAGATAATCAAGAAAGCTGCAGATGATGTATTGGAGAAATTAGGTATAAATGACCCAGTACTTGACATCGCTAAAGAACTAGAAAGCGCTGCCCTTAGTGACCAGTATTTTGTAGATAGAAAACTTTATCCTAACGTTGATTTCTACTCTGGTATTATTTACAGAGCTTTGGGAATACCTACTGACATGTTTACTGTTATGTTTGCATTGGGAAGACTTCCAGGTTGGATTGCTCAGTGGAAAGAAATGCGTGAAAACAATGAACCAATTGGTAGACCAAGACAAGTCTACGTTGGTGAAACAGAAAGAGATTTCGTTGCTATTGATAAAAGATAG
- a CDS encoding DEAD/DEAH box helicase: MEKELLFSDLGVSEEILRAVEDMGYTQPSPIQAQTIPLLLQGADVIGQAQTGTGKTAAFGIPIIDRIDSSNSKPQALILCPTRELAVQVEGEIVKLTKYNRKISSTCIYGGEAIDRQIRSLKKGVQIVVGTPGRIMDHMDRRTLDLSKVSIIVLDEADEMLDMGFRDDIEKILSSMPNERQTVFFSATMPKPILELTRKYQTDPEIIKVLRKELTVENISQLYFEVRSGLKTDLISRLINLHQYKLSVIFCNTKRVTDEVTEELTAKGVPAEALHGDLSQAQRTKVMNKFRKGHCSVLVATDVAARGIDVENVEAVFNFDLPLDEENYVHRIGRTGRAGKSGTAISFVSGRRDAGKIRDLERFIKTSIDKAAPPSVDQLIQMKRDQLTKDIHRQLAKEDDNTVFEQAIESLQAEGLSLEQIALSLVKMQLGEAIDKFKEMNFTPEKDRGGRDDRRSKRDRGDRGDRGTRGRSGERGDRSGRRGGKKEREPNMARLFLNLGKKDRIRPNDIVGAIAGETGVSGGSIGEIDIYDSFSFVDIPKKDASHVINVMNTNTIKGKQVNFEISKP, translated from the coding sequence ATGGAAAAAGAATTATTATTTTCAGACCTTGGGGTTTCGGAAGAAATCTTAAGGGCGGTAGAAGATATGGGCTATACCCAACCTTCACCCATTCAAGCGCAAACCATCCCCTTATTATTACAAGGTGCAGATGTAATTGGTCAGGCACAAACAGGAACAGGTAAAACAGCTGCTTTCGGTATACCAATAATTGATCGTATAGACAGTTCAAATAGCAAGCCTCAAGCTTTAATTTTATGCCCTACTAGAGAATTAGCTGTTCAGGTAGAAGGAGAAATCGTTAAATTAACCAAGTACAACAGGAAAATATCATCTACTTGTATCTATGGTGGTGAGGCGATTGATAGGCAAATCAGAAGCCTTAAAAAAGGTGTTCAAATTGTGGTAGGTACTCCTGGAAGGATTATGGATCACATGGACAGAAGAACCTTAGATCTTAGCAAAGTTAGCATCATCGTGCTGGATGAAGCTGACGAAATGTTAGACATGGGATTTCGTGATGATATAGAAAAGATATTGAGCTCTATGCCTAATGAAAGGCAAACGGTTTTCTTTTCGGCTACTATGCCTAAACCTATTCTAGAGCTTACTAGAAAATATCAAACAGATCCTGAAATAATTAAGGTATTACGTAAGGAACTTACTGTAGAGAACATCTCTCAACTTTATTTTGAGGTAAGATCAGGATTAAAAACTGATTTAATAAGCAGGCTAATCAATCTTCACCAATACAAGCTTAGTGTGATTTTTTGTAACACTAAGAGGGTTACAGATGAAGTAACTGAAGAGTTAACTGCTAAAGGTGTACCTGCTGAAGCTTTACATGGTGACTTGTCACAAGCACAAAGAACCAAGGTAATGAACAAATTCCGTAAAGGACATTGTTCAGTATTGGTAGCAACTGATGTTGCTGCTAGGGGAATTGATGTAGAGAACGTTGAAGCTGTTTTCAATTTTGACCTTCCACTTGATGAAGAGAATTATGTCCATAGAATAGGACGTACAGGAAGAGCTGGTAAATCAGGTACAGCAATAAGCTTTGTATCTGGAAGAAGAGACGCTGGAAAAATCCGCGACCTGGAAAGATTTATCAAAACAAGCATTGATAAGGCTGCTCCCCCATCCGTGGATCAGTTAATTCAAATGAAAAGAGATCAGCTGACCAAGGATATCCACAGACAATTGGCCAAAGAAGATGACAATACTGTATTTGAGCAGGCAATTGAAAGTCTTCAAGCAGAAGGCCTCAGCCTAGAGCAAATAGCGCTAAGCTTGGTTAAAATGCAACTTGGTGAAGCCATTGATAAGTTCAAGGAAATGAACTTCACTCCTGAGAAAGATCGTGGCGGAAGAGATGACCGAAGATCCAAAAGAGATCGTGGAGATAGAGGCGATAGAGGTACTAGAGGTAGATCTGGTGAAAGAGGAGATCGTAGTGGTAGAAGAGGTGGGAAAAAAGAAAGAGAACCAAATATGGCTCGTCTTTTCCTAAACCTTGGTAAAAAAGATCGAATTCGTCCAAATGACATCGTAGGAGCCATTGCTGGTGAAACTGGTGTATCTGGTGGAAGTATCGGTGAAATTGATATTTATGATAGCTTTTCTTTTGTGGACATTCCTAAAAAAGATGCAAGTCATGTTATCAATGTCATGAAC